AGGCCTGGTACATGGAAACTGCCACCGGCCATCATTGGGTCGCGCAACGGATCCCCGATGACGCCTACGCAGTCGTTGCCAACCAGCTGGCGATCCAAGTGATCGACTTTGCCGCTCCGGCCAATTTTTTAAGTTCCACTGGTATTCAGGAATTTGCGGCGGCACACCACCTCTGGCAGCCGGACACGCCCTTCAATTTCCGGGAAATTTTTGGCACCCACACCGCCAGCGATTTTGTTTACAATACCCCGCGGGTCTGGTACGGCCAGAAAATTTTAACACCAACGCACAAGCAAAAGCCGCAAAGCGATGACTTACCGTTCATTCAGCGTGCTGACAAACCGATCACCTTTGAACAGATCGCGCAAATTCTTGGCTCCCACTTTCAAGGGACCAAATACGACCCGGTGGGCAGCGGCAAAGCCAAAAGCAAACGCAAATTTCGGCCGATCAGCTTGGCCAAGACCCAGGAATCGCACATTTTGCAAATTCGGCCGGCGCTACCCACAGCCCTAGCTGATATTCACTGGCTGGCCATGGGCGTGACGGCTGAAAGCATCTACGTGCCCTTTTATGCCGGCGCTGATCAAACTCCTGCCGACTACCAGATCGGGGCGCAAACGTACGATCCAAAATCCAGTTACTGGCTGTATAAACTTGCGGGTGTGCTTGTTGACAGCCATTATCATGAGTTCAATCAATTGTTAGCCGCGGTCCAAACCGCCACGCACACGCAATTGTTGACCCAACTAGCCCAGCACGACATGGCCGCCAAAACCGCCACTGATCTAACGGCCTACTTAAATCAGGCTAACCAAAAACACGCTGACTTAGCGCGGGCTAACTTCGAAGCCTTGATTGCCGACATGGTGACCAAAGCCACCGATCTTTCGCCATTGAACTACAACACTGACGAAAACCTGTAACAAACGAGTGTGACACAAAGCGTCCAGCCTTATGGCACACGTTTTAACGATATCGTTCGGAAGTGCAAAAACGGAGTTGGTACATAAACGACTTATGTCACAACCCCTTGGGCTAAATTATGATCATTAATTGTGAAGTAGAGCCATGTTTCTTGCGGTGACTGAAACGGTTTGAGTTGAAGAAACGCAGTTGCGGGCCTATGCAACTACGTTTCTTGATTTCGCCACAAGAATGGCATCGCCCGTAACATCAAGAAGTTTATTAGCGATTTAGGCTAATAAACTTTACCTTAATTGTGAAGTAGAGGAAATTATAAATGGAAAAACAAAAGAAAATCACCGTGATCGGCTTGATCTTAATGATCTTTGGCTCGATCTTCGGTTTTGCTAACACCACTGTTGCCTATTACCTAATGGGTTACGGTGGCATTATTTGGTACCTTTTTGCGGCAATTTTATTCTTTTTACCATCGTCATTAATGTTC
This is a stretch of genomic DNA from Loigolactobacillus coryniformis subsp. coryniformis KCTC 3167 = DSM 20001. It encodes these proteins:
- a CDS encoding C69 family dipeptidase — encoded protein: MQKQLLTNLSACTSILVGKKASADGSIFIGRNEDSKAAWPKHFVSHPRQTHTTAPVFKSNDTGFTVTLPREQAKYNATPEWTAEFGLFEEDGFNEYGVAMSATESAYANERVLAYDPLVENGIAEEAMVTVVLPYVKTARAGVLRLGELVEQYGTAESNGILFADNDEAWYMETATGHHWVAQRIPDDAYAVVANQLAIQVIDFAAPANFLSSTGIQEFAAAHHLWQPDTPFNFREIFGTHTASDFVYNTPRVWYGQKILTPTHKQKPQSDDLPFIQRADKPITFEQIAQILGSHFQGTKYDPVGSGKAKSKRKFRPISLAKTQESHILQIRPALPTALADIHWLAMGVTAESIYVPFYAGADQTPADYQIGAQTYDPKSSYWLYKLAGVLVDSHYHEFNQLLAAVQTATHTQLLTQLAQHDMAAKTATDLTAYLNQANQKHADLARANFEALIADMVTKATDLSPLNYNTDENL